The nucleotide window ctccttgccccgtctctccccaatccagttcaAACttcgaacctgattaacttgtatcgaccccagcacttaatacagtgcctggcacataatataataataataacaataataataataaaaataatagtatttgttacgcacctactgtgtcaaccactgttctaagcactggggtagattttttattaatcaggtcaggcaaagTCTCtgttccccacggggctcacagtttaagtaggagggaggctaaaatctgtctcttcctctccatccaaactgttattaAGTTAATCCCAGcattcatcccatcccatcccatcttgtttactgaatcaacctccttgctgacctccttgcctcctgtctctccccaggccAGTTCAAACttcgaacctgattaacttgtatctaccccagcacttaatacagtgcctggcacataatataataataataacaataataaaaataatagtatttgttacacacctactgtgtcaagcactgttctaagcactggggtatatttttttattaatcaggtcaggcaaagtctctgtccctcacggggttcacagtttaagtaggagggaggctaaaatctgtctcttcctctccatccaaaccgttattACGTTAATCCCAGCattcatcccatcccatcttgtttactgaatcaacctccttgctgaccttcttgcctcctgtctctccccaatccagttcaAACttcgaacctgattaacttgtatctaccccagcacttaatacagtgcctggcacataatataataataataacaataataaaaataatagtatttgttacgcacctactgtgtcaagcactgttctaagcactggggtagattttttattaatcaggtcaggcaaagtctctgtccctcacagggctcacagtttaagtaggagggagactaaaatctgttttttcctctccatccaaactgctattatgttaATCCCAGCattcatcccatcccatcttgTTTACcgaatcaacctccttgctgaccttcttgcctcctgtctccccccagttCAGTTcaaacttcgctctgctgcccggatcatttttctacaaaaacgtttaggccacgtttccccactgttcaagaacttccagttcgcatcatcatcaatcgtatttattgagtgcagagcactgtactaagcacttgggaagtacaagttggcaacatatgcatcaaacagaaactcctcaccatcgtcttcaaagcgctcaatcagctcacccccttccaCCTGACCTcttactgatctcttactacaacccaacccgcacacttcgctcctctaattccgacctactcactgtacttcgatctcgtctatcacACCGCCGCCTTCTCACCCACGTCCAGCCTCTGACcgatgtaagtgcttagcaaatacaaaaaaaaatttttaaaaacccAAGCTGTTCTTCAAAGAGTCAGTTCGTTAGTAAAATAGGAATTTATATAGACTccgagcccaataataataataataatgatggcatttattaagcgcttactatgtgcaaagcactgttctaagcccaatgtgggacagggactgtgtcccagttaattccactgaatctaccccagcacttaaatcagAGTTTGATGCCTAGTAAGCCCTAAatgaatactgtaaaaaaaggAGTTATTTTGCACCTGGAAGTGTCTGAAAACCTTAATTAAAGCTATCTAGGGTCGGACTTAGGCATACTTAGGAAAGACAGTCTGGTCCACTTTCCTTTTTAAAGACCCAAAAGATTTGGCATaaaaagttaataatgataatgataataataatggtatttattaagtgcttactatatgcaaagcactgttctaagcactggggaggttacatagtgatcaggttgtcccgcggcaggctcacagtcttcatccccattttacagatgagggaactgaggcccagagaagtgaagtgacttgcccaaagtcacacagctgacaattggcggagccgggatttgaacccatgacctctgactccaaagcccgggccctttccactgagccacgttgtgttTTCAAACCTGCCACTTATGAACAGAGTACAGGGAGGGTTGAAGGTTTCAGGGGAAGGGtcactcttctctagactgtaaggtcgttgtaggcagggaacgtatctgctaactctgtcttattctctcccaaacgcttagtaaagcactcagcacatagtgagcactcagtaaataccatcgcttgactaatggattgattgagtctgtTGAAACTCTCAACTTCTGCAATTTGTTATAACCCACTGCCGAATGActcggggactgtctctatatgttgccaatttgtacttcccaagcgcttagtacagtgctctgcacatagtaagcgctcaataaatacgattgatgatgatgatggtgatgatgatgatggcatttattaagcacttactatgtgctaagcactgttctaagcactgactgtagactctagactgtaagctccttgtgggcagagaacgtgtctactgactctgctgtattgtgctctcccaagcgcttagcacagtgttctgcccacagtaagtgctcggtaaataccattgattgattgattgattgatatccctagACAACACCACTTCCGTTTGTccttttcatttgatttttttatggatCCCAAGCATCTATTAGGCTGCCCTACCTGTCTTAACTGCATTTccaagacctgcgttctaatcctggtggtgggaaacaggtcacttcactgctctgtgccgcagtttcttcatctgtaaaaatgggctttcaatatctgttctccttcccttttgactggaagccctctgtggggcaaggTCTCCGTCCGATCTCATTATCCTCTGTCTACCTCATTGCTCAACCCcaggcttgggacatagtaagtgctgaacgaaagccattatcaataatattattattatcatgatcatcactacccattattgttattttcataaGGCCCTGTAGAGTCTTAGCTcttcctgaagactgtaagcttcttgagggtagggatcatgtctacccgcTCTCCCTTTACTCACTtggtcgtatttatcaagtgcatactgtgtgcagggcactgtactaagcgcttgggagagtacgatacaacaataaacggatacattcccagtcagtcagtcaatcgtatttattagaaaGAGCTACATCCATCCTATTACTAGTCTCTTTTTCGCTGATCATTTCCAAAGAGTGGCTCTGAGAGGAGCCAACCCACCAACCCCTGATTTTAgccgttgtatcgtactctcccaagtgcttagaacagagttctgcacacaattgGCGCTCAATGCAACCTATCGACCGATAAGGCCTCTACCGGCTGAACCCCCGCCCCATCCTTCGTGCGGGACACTGAATGAGACAACTTGTTGTCTTGGAAGAATGTACTTACGCATCGCTCCAAGGCCTCTTTCAGCCTCTGGAAGTCTTCGACGATCCTCACCTCTCCGCCGGCCGGGAGATGATGACTCCCAAAGACATCCTCCACGTAGAAAGTCAAGAGCTGATCTCGAAATCGGCAGTTTTTCTGGGAACCGGAGAAGGGAGTGAGATCGAGGTCCCGGGGCCACCCCCGCCCTCCGCCTCCGCCCCCAAAACGGCCTCCAATTGCCAGTATCTGCCTCATTCAGAAAAACAATCAACCCAACAGGAAACCGAAAGGAAAAGGATCTAGGACACACCATAATCAgccttttggttttcttttttagcAGCTTTTTGTTTTTGATGCTGTCTGCCTGCAACAGAGCAAACTTGAGTTAATGGAAGGTCGGCCTGCCAGACCACTGGCGGCTTATCGAAGGGGGTCGGTTGTCTCGGAGAGACCCCGGAGACTTACTGGAACAGACATCTTGAATCTGGTCACTTTGAGGTAGAGGCTGTCTACAGATCTGGACATCATGCCTTCGTGGCAGCGGCTACTGGTGAAGGAAAGCTCCCTGCTCTCGGCCTCCAGGAGAGACAAGGCGAAGCAGAGGAGACCTATCCTCAACATCTTCCCCCCGAGCTTCGCGTCTCTCCGCCACCCTAGAGCCACCTCAGATGGGTGAGATGACAAAGGATAACCTACTTCTGTTCACCCCCCAAGCCGTCACTCCGAGGAGACGTTGTGAAAGCCATCTGAGGGCTTATATAGATGCCGATCGCTTTAGGCTGTTCTATTTTTAATAGGCCGCGTTCCACCTCTTCAAAACTTGACCACATCATCTGTGACGTGAGGTGGAAGCCGTTTCCAGGTTTACGGGCAAAATCGGGCCGACGTTTCCAAGAAGTAGGACCTTGGGTGCAAATCGAAACAAGCGTCGTTATAGCAGAGGAGTCGGACGTACCCCCAGAAAGGACCAGGTTTCTGGAGACCGGAGTGGGGCCAGTATTCCCAGACATTCTGTTGAATCCTGGAAGGTTTAATGATCCTGAGGGGAATCATAAAGCTGGAGGAAAACTAAAGAGGTTAtctcagcttagtacagtcctctgcacacagtaagcgctcaataaatgcgattaaatgaatgaatcttctcctctaactccaacttagtcgtgtgccctgatctcatccatcttgtcGTCGACCCctttccacatcctcctcctagcctgaaacttcctccccttccatattCACCGGACTAACACTCTTTCTGCCTTCCAAACCATTAataaggtcacgtctcctccaagaggccttccccgattatccCTCTCTtacccggctccctctcccttctgcatcatctatgcgcttcaatctgtgacctttggcctaTCTTTAAACCATATACTatcaattattcatatttatatcagtctccccctctagactcgttACAAACAGGAATCGTGTCTCctagttctgttgtatcatactctcccaagtgcctagttcagggctctgcacataataagcactcaataaatactattgattgactgattatctggTTCAGGCTCAGTGAatcgatggtattaattgagtgcttgctgtaggtGCATTCCAAGaaattgatcaccttggaaaTCAAAAAGTTGTCCAAATGACCCTCTTGCTGCATTTTCTCTATGGAAAAGGAGGGTCAATTTAGTCAAGCATCTACTCCCATGGATCTTTGCCAATTAATGAGCCAGTCCTCCTAGCAACCTGAGATCTCTTGGGATGGTCCGAGATTAGATAGCCCCATGCATGAATAAGGGAGAAAAACCTAGAAGTTTCTAgggcagagaatgataataatcactgtggtatttgttaatcagcaacagtgcctgacacagtacatgcttaacaaataccatcgtcatcatcattaagcgcttactatgtgccagacaccgtcctaagcactgggctagtacaagataatcaggttggacactgtccccgtcccacataaggctcccagtcttaatccccaatttacagatgaggaaactgaggccctgagaagtgaagtgacttgcccaaggacacacaggagacaagtggcagagctgggattagaacccaggtcctgcctactccaaggcccgtgctctatctattaggccgcgctgcttcttggtTAATGGACTTCAGCTCCAAGAAAACTTCACAAATGACTCAACTCTTTGAGACCGAAGCGATTCTGTGTCTTTAATTTGTTTCTTTCCGTTATTCATTTCCGGTACaacggcactgtactatgccatgctgtttctcatactaataattattattagggtattggttaagccTGTACTATGTGCACTCTTTGAAGCTCTACGTAGACATCAtgcaatctgatcagacacagtccctttcccacatggggctcacagtccaaggggaagggggaacaggtttgaatccccgtttcgcagatgaggaaactaaggcactaagaaattaagtgactcgcccaagatcacacagcagaccagtggagctgggactagaacccaggtcccttgactcctaatcacgtgctcttcccactagaccacactactttccCACACAGGGTAGGGTTGGGTTCCAAAAGACCAGCCCAGATGGAGTCCGATGGCAAGTTAgcgataataatggtaatcattaagtgcatactatgtgccaagcactgcactgagcgctggagtagatacaaggccatcaggttggacacggtccctttcccacgtgaggttcagagtctgaggagggaaggagacgaagtatttaattcccattttacggagcccatcagccccacagcggttatgtatatatctgtaatttatatagaccgtaatctcattgtgggcagagagggtgtctaccaactctgttatatcatactctcccaagtgcttagtacagtgctctgcacacagtaaacgctcaagaaatatgaacaATCTATCAATTGATATTAAAGACCACAGTGCAAAGATCAGACTTCCCTCTTGATTCCCAGGAAATTCCAGACTCTTCCCGGCTTCACCAGAAACCAAGGAAAACCACCCTGGCGCTTTTCCTTCACCCTTTTtctagttcattcagtcgtatttcattcaattgtatttattgagcccttactgtgtgcagagcgctgtactaagcgcttgattcccTTGAGGGTTTTTCTGTTGTCTAGAGGAAGTTGAATCCCATTTTAGAACACATCACGGAGGAAAAGAATCATCCCAGCTGTGGAATTTGGGAAATCAAACTCAACATTTATTAACAGATCAAATGAATACCCTTCAGTTACATAGTTACGGTTATAAATATCGTAATAGCACTCAGAGCCTGAATTCTGGTTACAGCATTTGACAAGAGATGTATAAATAGATCCACAGAATCaaactgaataaataaaaaaaatagaattctgCCTTAAAATAAGTTAATAAATACAAAATGCTGAATGTGGCTTTTTTGATCTTAATTAAGCGGGAATTGTTTAATGCTTTAGGGCTTTTGCAGGTGATGACTTCTGGCCACATGTGTGACCAAATGGAGTTTCAGTTCCAGGTAGAGACTTAACTGAGAAAGTCCTTTCAGTCGCTCCGCAAATCCAGGGAACTGAAGCTGTGTTTGTCTTTTCAAGCTGGACTCATTGATGAAACCTGCTGCCAAGGTGGGGATTTCAATCAGCCAAttcacggtatttgtgaagcacttgctgtatgcagagcacactgGACTGACTGCTTGGGGGAATAAGCTAGAATAAATAGGCGCGATCCCTGCCggcaaggggcttacaatctagaactgCAGCTGTTTTCGGCCGAGAGACCGTTCCAACCCGGTGTGATGATTTCCCCTTTCCGAGAGAGTTTTCCGTGCCTCTCGGGTTAAACGCAGGCATGCTTTAGGGCCACGAAGAGCAGATTGAGCTCGCCGATCACTTTGTTCGTTCCTTTCTCGCCGAGCTACGGGACCGAAatcaaagaaatcaatcaatcaatcagtcaatcgtgtttattgagcgcttactgtgtgcagagcactgtactaagcgcttgggaagtccaagttggcaacatatagagacagtccctacccaacagtgggctcacagtctaaagagaagcagcatggctcagtggaaagagcacgggctttggagtcagagggcatgggttcaaatcccagctctgccaactgtcagctgtgtgactttgggcaagtcacttaacttttctgtgcctcaattacctcatctgtaaaatggagattaaaattgtgagtcccccgtgggacaacctgatcaccttgtaacctccccagtgcttagaacagtgctttgcacatagtaagcgcttaacaaataccatcattattattattaaaagaagtcaTTTGAGCATCGCCTTTGTCCTCTAAGAAAGCACCCGAGGTAACATAGATGCAGACGCAGAGAATAGAACGCAGATCCTCCgggacccaggcctgtgcttttttccttcggccacgctgtttctcctaatTATTGCAGGATTGTGGGGATTGCAGGGCTTTAGTTTTCACAATTTACACTGACCTTGAGAGAGAGATGGCTCCATTCTCTGACAAATCTAACCTCAAGCAGTTCCCCAGagcagtcttccctccctctcacctcagTCGCCCAGACAGAGCCAAACACCAAGCCCCAGATGCGATCACACTTCCAACTGCGGTGACATAACGGTCAGCGTCCACTACGCCTCTCAAACCagcaagcaacgtggcctagtggctagagcatagggctgggaggcagcaggacctgggttctaatcccacctcttccactcgtcggctgtgtggcctcgggaaagtcccttcactttgctGTGTCTCCGTTATCCAgtatgtaaaatcaatcaatcaatcagtcgtatttattgagcacttactgtgtgcagagcactgtactgagcgcttgagtaaatggggattaaaatgtaaaatggggattaagggacgggaactatgtcccacctgattgcctggcattcattcattcattcaatcgtatttattgagcacctactgtgtgcagagcactgtactaagcgctagggaagtacaagttggcagcatatagagacggtccctacccaacagcgggcttacagtctagaaggctctggcacgtagtaagcgcctaacaaacaccatatcgATATCAtacgtctccccgttttagactgtgagcccactattgggtagggactgtctctatatgttgccaacttgttcttcccaagcacttagtacagtgctctgcacacagtaagcgctcaataaatacgattgatgatataataaatgtatatatgtatatatgtttgtacatatttattactctttattttacttgtacatatctattctatttattttattttgttaatatgtttggttttgttctctgtctcccccttctagactttgagcccactgttgggtagggactgtctctatgtgttg belongs to Tachyglossus aculeatus isolate mTacAcu1 chromosome 14, mTacAcu1.pri, whole genome shotgun sequence and includes:
- the IL26 gene encoding interleukin-26, yielding MMSRSVDSLYLKVTRFKMSVPADSIKNKKLLKKKTKRLIMKNCRFRDQLLTFYVEDVFGSHHLPAGGEVRIVEDFQRLKEALERCVPCAPSSREMKPITKIKELFYKLGNKGVYKAIGELDILLPWIKSYIDNFK